In the Candidatus Obscuribacterales bacterium genome, one interval contains:
- a CDS encoding phytoene synthase, with protein MADSLKVNPPACNVMLQLPESPRITTASLADSYEYCRQITAEYSKTFYMGTLLMAEEKRRAIWAVYVWCRRTDELVDGPQAAATTDATLDRWEEELESIFAGHPVHPSDVAMVDTLERFPMDIQPFRDMIAGQRMDLYRNRYETFNDLYLYCYRVAGTVGLMSSAVMGVDEAQDVAPWHQESDHSPQQEAIALGIANQLTNILRDVGEDARRGRIYLPLEDLALFDYTERDLLNGVVDDRWQALMQYQIQRARNYYTQAERGISRLSPDARWPVWSALILYRQILDVIEKNNYDVFRQRAYVPRLRKLLCLPIAKLYAEVR; from the coding sequence ATGGCTGATAGTCTGAAAGTGAACCCCCCAGCCTGCAATGTAATGCTGCAACTGCCTGAATCCCCGCGCATCACAACTGCTTCCCTTGCCGATTCCTACGAATACTGTCGTCAAATTACCGCTGAGTATTCCAAGACTTTCTATATGGGCACATTGCTCATGGCGGAAGAAAAACGGCGGGCGATTTGGGCGGTGTATGTGTGGTGTCGGCGAACGGATGAGCTAGTGGATGGCCCCCAGGCTGCCGCTACCACCGATGCGACCCTCGATCGCTGGGAGGAAGAATTGGAATCTATCTTTGCAGGACATCCGGTTCATCCCTCGGATGTGGCGATGGTGGATACCTTAGAGCGATTCCCGATGGACATTCAACCCTTCCGCGATATGATTGCGGGACAGCGAATGGATTTATATCGCAACCGCTACGAGACCTTTAACGACCTGTACCTCTACTGTTACCGGGTTGCGGGTACGGTGGGGTTGATGTCCTCAGCGGTTATGGGCGTTGATGAAGCCCAAGATGTTGCGCCTTGGCACCAAGAATCTGACCACTCTCCCCAGCAAGAAGCGATCGCCCTCGGCATTGCTAATCAACTCACCAACATTTTGCGAGATGTGGGGGAAGATGCGCGTCGTGGACGCATTTACCTACCCCTCGAAGATCTGGCGCTGTTTGACTACACCGAGCGTGATTTGCTGAATGGGGTGGTGGATGACCGCTGGCAGGCTCTGATGCAGTATCAGATTCAGCGGGCACGCAACTATTACACCCAAGCCGAACGCGGGATTAGCCGACTTAGCCCCGATGCCCGATGGCCCGTGTGGTCGGCGCTCATCCTTTATCGCCAAATCCTCGATGTGATCGAAAAAAATAACTATGACGTGTTCCGGCAGCGTGCCTACGTGCCGCGCCTACGGAAACTTCTATGTTTACCGATTGCTAAGCTCTATGCCGAAGTTCGGTAG
- a CDS encoding DUF2237 domain-containing protein, with amino-acid sequence MMAEAMNVLGNPLAACCTDPVTGFYRDGYCNTGGGDFGAHVVCAQMTAEFLNYTQAQGNDLSTPRPMFSFPGLKPGDRWCLCASRWKEALDDGVAPPVVLASTHASALEHVSLDDLKRYAVE; translated from the coding sequence ATGATGGCTGAGGCAATGAATGTGTTGGGTAATCCCCTAGCAGCTTGCTGCACCGACCCAGTCACGGGATTTTATCGGGATGGCTACTGCAATACCGGTGGGGGTGATTTTGGTGCCCATGTGGTCTGTGCTCAGATGACAGCGGAGTTTTTGAACTACACCCAAGCCCAAGGCAATGACCTAAGTACACCCCGCCCTATGTTTAGCTTTCCAGGACTGAAGCCGGGCGATCGCTGGTGCTTATGTGCCTCCCGTTGGAAGGAAGCTCTCGATGACGGCGTGGCTCCTCCGGTGGTCCTAGCTTCAACCCATGCCTCTGCCCTAGAGCATGTTTCTTTGGATGATCTGAAACGCTACGCGGTGGAGTAG
- a CDS encoding ABC transporter permease has product MIKSWNAIAPYVLIAPQTLIFLLFLIFPIATIVVVSFWEFTGYSMTPAFTLDNYIGIFTSQVTLGTYLSTFRFVGLVWLFTLLIGFPVSYFLAFCIEDVRLQIILFLVCTVPFWTSNIIRMISWIPFLGREGILNNLLISIGVTDSPIDIFLFSDFAVVLAMVHLYTLFMIVPTFNSLMRIERSLIAAAQDAGASSLQVLKEVIVPLAFPGIAIGSIFVVTLTMGEFVTIRLMSGGQSASIGYLIRNQIGSLQYPLAAANAVILLMVTLVLIFAIMRLVDIRKEL; this is encoded by the coding sequence ATGATCAAGAGTTGGAATGCGATCGCCCCCTATGTATTAATTGCGCCCCAAACGCTCATCTTTCTGTTATTTTTAATTTTTCCCATTGCCACCATCGTCGTGGTCAGTTTTTGGGAATTCACCGGCTATTCCATGACGCCGGCCTTCACCCTCGACAACTATATTGGTATCTTCACCTCCCAAGTCACCCTTGGCACCTACCTCAGCACCTTTCGCTTTGTCGGCTTGGTGTGGCTTTTCACCTTGCTGATTGGCTTTCCGGTGTCCTACTTCCTAGCCTTTTGCATCGAGGATGTGCGGCTACAGATCATCCTGTTTTTGGTCTGCACCGTGCCGTTCTGGACGTCCAACATTATCCGCATGATTTCCTGGATTCCTTTCCTGGGGCGAGAGGGCATTCTGAATAATCTCCTGATCAGCATCGGGGTGACGGATTCTCCCATTGATATTTTTCTCTTTTCCGACTTTGCCGTGGTGCTGGCCATGGTGCATCTCTACACCCTGTTTATGATCGTGCCGACGTTCAATAGCCTGATGCGCATTGAGCGATCGCTGATTGCCGCTGCTCAGGATGCTGGTGCTTCCAGTCTACAGGTGCTCAAAGAGGTGATTGTTCCCCTGGCTTTCCCTGGTATTGCCATCGGCTCTATTTTTGTGGTGACTCTGACCATGGGGGAATTTGTCACCATTCGCTTGATGAGTGGCGGTCAGTCTGCTTCCATCGGCTACCTGATTCGCAATCAAATCGGCAGTTTGCAATATCCCCTAGCCGCCGCCAATGCGGTGATTTTGCTGATGGTGACCCTCGTGCTGATCTTCGCCATCATGCGCCTTGTCGATATCCGTAAAGAACTGTAG
- a CDS encoding extracellular solute-binding protein, with protein MTKITRRKLIQTGLAAGAFAATTRCAQNPAPLGTPNNPAQGPEVNTNQIADVTLRMIGTGVSQINEIKEKAEEDLGFKLELRALSTEENNQIAITQPDQYDIFDGEYFSLPLVVPSGNLQPVDISRITDFDKIVPIFTTGSLYDGAPVNTSQGTSPIRVMYVQGEDSSEFATEATGWATLIPFQYNADTLGYRPDLVGRTIESWAELFNDEFQGKTSILDIPSIGIIDAAMVAEAMGIMEFADKGNMTREELDQITNILIERKRAGQFRAFWKTFDESVNFMSSGEVVLQSMWSPAVTAVKSQGIECIYAPLKEGYRGWGGGIGLSRNLSGIQRDAAYEYINWMLEGWVGAFLGRQGYYSAAPENARKYMSEAEWAFWYEGQAASEDMVDPFGKTLEKAGAVRDGGSFEERMGNVVVWNSVMDEQVYLVQKWNEFIAA; from the coding sequence ATGACTAAAATTACCCGTCGCAAACTCATTCAAACTGGTCTAGCTGCCGGTGCCTTTGCGGCCACCACCCGTTGCGCCCAGAACCCAGCTCCCCTTGGCACCCCCAATAATCCGGCCCAGGGGCCCGAGGTCAATACTAATCAAATTGCGGATGTCACCCTGCGAATGATTGGCACCGGGGTATCGCAAATTAATGAAATTAAAGAGAAAGCCGAAGAAGATCTAGGGTTCAAGCTAGAACTGCGCGCCCTGAGTACCGAAGAAAATAACCAGATTGCTATTACCCAGCCCGATCAGTACGACATTTTTGACGGAGAATATTTCAGCCTGCCCTTGGTCGTACCGTCGGGGAATCTACAGCCCGTAGACATCAGCCGGATTACCGACTTCGATAAAATTGTTCCTATCTTTACCACCGGATCGCTTTACGATGGCGCGCCGGTGAACACCTCCCAGGGCACCTCGCCGATCCGGGTCATGTATGTGCAGGGCGAAGACTCTAGCGAATTTGCCACCGAAGCCACCGGCTGGGCGACCCTCATCCCCTTCCAATACAACGCTGACACCCTTGGCTACCGTCCCGACTTGGTCGGTCGCACCATCGAGAGCTGGGCGGAACTCTTTAACGATGAATTCCAAGGCAAGACGTCCATTCTTGACATTCCCTCCATTGGCATCATTGATGCAGCTATGGTTGCTGAAGCCATGGGTATCATGGAGTTTGCCGATAAAGGCAATATGACCCGCGAAGAGCTGGATCAAATCACCAATATTTTGATTGAACGTAAGCGAGCTGGTCAGTTTCGTGCTTTCTGGAAGACCTTTGATGAATCGGTCAACTTTATGTCCTCCGGTGAGGTGGTGCTGCAGTCTATGTGGTCACCTGCGGTGACGGCGGTAAAATCTCAAGGTATCGAATGTATCTATGCGCCGCTCAAAGAAGGCTATCGCGGCTGGGGTGGCGGTATTGGTCTATCCCGCAATCTGTCAGGCATTCAGCGTGATGCCGCTTACGAATACATTAACTGGATGCTAGAAGGTTGGGTAGGAGCCTTCTTGGGCCGCCAAGGCTATTACAGCGCTGCTCCTGAAAATGCTCGGAAATACATGTCTGAGGCGGAATGGGCTTTCTGGTATGAAGGTCAAGCCGCTAGCGAAGACATGGTGGATCCCTTCGGCAAGACCTTAGAAAAAGCTGGAGCCGTGCGCGATGGTGGCTCTTTTGAGGAACGGATGGGCAATGTTGTAGTCTGGAATTCGGTGATGGATGAGCAGGTCTACTTGGTGCAAAAGTGGAATGAGTTCATCGCTGCTTAA
- a CDS encoding ABC transporter ATP-binding protein, producing the protein MVGTEQAQAEHLAAQAAIAAAARGVTLRSVTKQYGAVTAVENINLDIAAGSYCCLLGPSGCGKTTTLRMIAGHEEISSGDVFIGDQRVNGLPAAQRNTAMVFQNYALFPHKTVWKNVEFGLKMRGIPAQERAERVDEMLEIVGLERFADRRPNMLSGGQQQRVALARALVTRPQVLLLDEPLSALDESLRVKTRGELRKLQKQFGMTFIQVTHAQDEAFSLSDQIVVMDHGHIDQIGTPSAIFEEPASRFVAQFVGDNNLFDGRILQGADQNLMAQIEVDGLGVFVGKGSSASIGMAATCCVRSDRLLLTPADGTLPADYLNQVMARITSIEFTGYITRVSLMVEQTETEILYKARTTDWQTLALDEGEQVRLSWMPEHCSILLS; encoded by the coding sequence ATGGTTGGAACAGAACAGGCTCAAGCCGAGCATCTGGCAGCCCAGGCTGCGATCGCCGCCGCTGCGAGGGGCGTCACCTTGCGATCGGTTACCAAGCAATACGGAGCTGTCACGGCGGTTGAAAATATCAACTTAGACATTGCGGCGGGCTCTTACTGTTGTCTGCTGGGTCCGAGCGGCTGCGGTAAAACGACGACGCTGCGGATGATTGCCGGTCATGAGGAGATTAGCAGCGGTGATGTGTTCATTGGCGATCAGCGGGTAAATGGCCTGCCTGCCGCTCAGCGCAATACCGCTATGGTGTTTCAAAACTACGCTTTGTTCCCCCATAAAACGGTGTGGAAAAACGTGGAGTTTGGCCTAAAAATGCGGGGAATTCCTGCCCAAGAGCGGGCGGAGCGGGTAGATGAAATGCTGGAAATTGTGGGACTAGAGCGGTTTGCTGACCGCCGTCCCAACATGCTCAGCGGTGGGCAACAGCAGCGGGTGGCTTTAGCGCGGGCCCTAGTGACCCGTCCCCAAGTTTTGCTGCTTGACGAACCCCTAAGTGCTCTAGATGAAAGCCTGCGGGTGAAGACACGGGGAGAATTACGCAAGCTGCAAAAGCAGTTTGGTATGACCTTTATCCAGGTTACCCATGCCCAGGATGAAGCCTTTTCTCTGTCGGATCAGATCGTGGTCATGGATCACGGGCACATTGATCAGATCGGCACTCCCAGTGCCATTTTTGAAGAACCGGCATCTCGATTTGTGGCTCAGTTCGTCGGCGACAATAACCTGTTTGACGGCCGGATTTTGCAGGGTGCCGATCAAAACCTGATGGCTCAAATTGAGGTGGATGGCTTGGGTGTCTTTGTAGGCAAGGGCAGTAGCGCTAGCATCGGCATGGCGGCTACCTGCTGTGTACGCAGTGATCGCCTCCTGCTCACCCCAGCCGATGGCACCCTGCCGGCCGACTACCTGAACCAGGTGATGGCGCGGATTACTTCCATTGAGTTCACGGGCTACATTACGCGCGTGTCCCTCATGGTAGAACAGACGGAAACCGAAATTCTTTATAAAGCTCGAACAACCGATTGGCAGACCCTCGCCCTAGATGAGGGAGAGCAGGTCAGGCTTTCATGGATGCCGGAGCATTGTAGTATTCTGCTGAGTTAA
- a CDS encoding LuxR C-terminal-related transcriptional regulator, which produces MLAVLNTPLLRSQPSSHPQAVQPERAERSPHRQDLDDLAFFQAVLEGFMDGVVLVTSTGKVLHTNRAAQRLFQQASSSTHTENPGLPPCIWHLCQWAIDYRKDYPQDEQHLILEAEVSLNEQVNVRVRVRWLSNLLHHDACLLVTLEDLTQVAQQLAIAAMHQYGLTFREAEVWQCRLQGYSYQQIAQKLHISENTVKKHIKNILSKRRSVQPD; this is translated from the coding sequence GTGCTAGCTGTTCTCAATACCCCCTTGTTACGGTCACAGCCATCTAGTCATCCCCAAGCGGTTCAACCAGAACGCGCCGAGCGATCGCCCCATCGCCAGGATCTGGATGATCTCGCTTTTTTCCAAGCCGTCCTAGAAGGATTTATGGATGGCGTTGTTTTGGTCACCAGCACCGGCAAGGTGTTGCACACCAACCGAGCGGCCCAGCGCCTTTTTCAGCAAGCCTCTAGTTCAACTCACACCGAGAATCCTGGCCTACCGCCCTGCATCTGGCACCTTTGCCAATGGGCAATTGACTACCGCAAGGACTATCCCCAAGATGAGCAGCATTTAATTCTAGAAGCGGAAGTTTCGTTGAATGAGCAGGTGAATGTCCGGGTGCGGGTGCGCTGGCTCAGCAATCTGCTCCACCACGATGCCTGTCTTTTGGTGACCCTAGAAGATTTGACCCAAGTGGCTCAACAATTGGCGATCGCTGCCATGCATCAGTATGGTTTAACGTTTCGGGAAGCTGAAGTTTGGCAGTGCCGCCTGCAAGGATATTCCTACCAACAGATAGCCCAAAAGCTTCATATTTCGGAAAATACCGTGAAGAAACATATCAAAAATATTCTGTCTAAGCGGCGATCGGTACAGCCCGACTAG
- a CDS encoding GNAT family N-acetyltransferase: protein MVQLRPHLDPAEFVSQVQRQQQVGYHLVYLDVDAAVQAIAGFRIVETLANGKVLYIDDLVTDGGAQGNGYGKALIDWLLDYARSKDCASIHLDSGVQRSGAHRFYFGRGMTITAFHFGMKLDPDL, encoded by the coding sequence ATGGTGCAGTTACGACCGCACCTAGACCCAGCGGAATTCGTCAGCCAAGTGCAGCGTCAGCAACAGGTTGGCTACCACTTGGTGTACTTAGATGTGGATGCAGCCGTGCAGGCGATCGCCGGATTCCGCATTGTGGAAACCCTTGCCAACGGTAAGGTGCTTTATATTGATGACCTTGTCACTGATGGTGGCGCCCAAGGCAACGGTTATGGCAAAGCACTAATCGATTGGCTGCTTGACTATGCGCGATCAAAGGACTGCGCATCGATTCATCTAGACAGTGGTGTGCAGCGCTCCGGGGCTCATCGCTTCTACTTTGGGCGAGGCATGACGATTACAGCGTTTCACTTTGGTATGAAACTTGACCCTGATCTCTAA
- a CDS encoding TldD/PmbA family protein produces MPMTLDDAKTLLDELLTRYRAQVDYLAIRLEESEGTDILLRGSKIEALSEGIALGGQIRACHKGGWGFASFNRIDDIRAHLERAIAAARMVGDEETLLAEVDPVQAVRSLPLSGTDPRRIALSDKKALCDRYADILRSVDDRIATTSVRYGDNAQRIILMTSDGTLLEQSWVDMEMRFAATARSGETVQTGRETTGSRRAYEDLIGLDHQVRSAAQRAVDALALPPVRGNTYTVVIDPILSGLFVHEAFGHLSEADMAYENPDILEVMTLGRRFGPKELQIFDGAAPEGHRGSYYYDDEGVPATTTQLIEDGVLVGRLHSRETAGKLGEAPTGNARCLSYHYPPIVRMTNTWIERGNTPVDQLFDGIQEGVYARNWLGGMTNGEMFTFTAGEAWMIRNGKVAEPVRDVTLSGNVFTTLADIDAIGDDFFWDESGGCGKGGQSGLAVGCGGPSLRIRDVVVGGEADI; encoded by the coding sequence ATGCCGATGACTCTAGATGACGCCAAAACGCTGCTGGATGAGTTGCTCACCCGCTATCGCGCCCAAGTGGACTATCTCGCTATTCGCCTAGAAGAATCAGAAGGCACAGATATTCTGCTGCGGGGTAGCAAGATTGAGGCTCTCAGTGAGGGCATTGCCCTCGGCGGACAAATTCGCGCTTGCCATAAGGGCGGCTGGGGATTCGCTAGCTTTAACCGCATCGATGATATTCGTGCCCATCTGGAACGGGCGATCGCTGCGGCCCGTATGGTGGGCGATGAAGAAACCCTCTTGGCGGAGGTTGATCCGGTGCAGGCGGTGCGATCGCTGCCCTTAAGTGGAACGGACCCGCGACGCATTGCCTTGTCCGACAAAAAAGCATTGTGCGATCGCTATGCCGACATTTTGCGCAGTGTGGATGATCGCATTGCTACCACCTCTGTCCGCTATGGTGATAATGCCCAGCGCATTATTTTGATGACCTCCGACGGTACGCTGTTGGAGCAATCCTGGGTGGATATGGAAATGCGCTTTGCGGCCACCGCCCGCAGTGGTGAAACGGTGCAAACGGGACGGGAAACCACAGGCTCTCGGCGAGCCTACGAAGATTTAATAGGCTTGGATCACCAAGTGCGCAGTGCTGCCCAGCGGGCCGTGGATGCCTTGGCGCTACCTCCCGTGCGCGGTAACACTTACACCGTGGTGATTGACCCGATTTTGAGCGGATTGTTTGTCCATGAAGCCTTTGGGCACCTTTCTGAAGCCGATATGGCCTACGAAAATCCCGATATTTTGGAAGTGATGACCCTGGGGCGGCGGTTTGGCCCCAAGGAGCTACAGATTTTTGACGGTGCGGCTCCTGAGGGGCATCGCGGCAGCTACTACTACGATGATGAGGGGGTGCCAGCTACCACCACTCAGCTCATTGAAGATGGCGTGCTGGTGGGACGGCTGCACTCGCGAGAAACGGCGGGCAAGCTGGGCGAAGCACCGACGGGAAATGCTCGCTGCCTCAGCTACCACTATCCGCCGATTGTGCGCATGACCAATACCTGGATTGAGCGCGGCAATACGCCGGTTGATCAACTGTTTGATGGCATCCAAGAGGGCGTTTATGCCCGCAATTGGCTAGGCGGCATGACCAACGGGGAAATGTTTACTTTCACGGCAGGAGAGGCCTGGATGATCCGCAACGGCAAGGTGGCTGAGCCGGTGCGGGATGTCACCCTGTCGGGTAATGTGTTTACCACCCTGGCGGATATTGACGCGATCGGCGATGACTTTTTCTGGGATGAATCGGGGGGCTGCGGGAAGGGCGGTCAGAGTGGTTTAGCCGTCGGCTGCGGTGGCCCAAGTTTACGGATTCGGGATGTCGTCGTCGGTGGTGAGGCAGATATTTAG
- a CDS encoding ABC transporter permease has product MLSQRRSLSFYLLAAFFSLFVLFLYGPMLVIFILSLQGPDGTLTFPVRSFGFHWIIALFGQQRVGDFVGSFQRSFLLGVVVMLVSAVVGLMAGMAFRQRFVGSRVIFYLTISSLIVPSILVSLGIGIAFNLLGWSTNWYTSGLAAHLTWTLPFAFLIMVGVFNRFDRSYEEAARDLGASELKTFGEIVLPLIGPSLIGVALFGFTLSYDEFIRTSLVAGGRNTLPLEIFGMTTNVTTPALYALGTVTTVFSFVVITIAFVSYQWVSQRQK; this is encoded by the coding sequence ATGCTTTCCCAACGGCGATCGCTCTCTTTTTATCTCCTAGCAGCTTTCTTTAGCCTTTTCGTCCTGTTTCTCTACGGGCCGATGCTGGTGATTTTTATCCTGTCCTTACAGGGCCCCGATGGCACGCTCACCTTCCCTGTGCGCAGCTTTGGGTTTCACTGGATCATCGCCCTCTTTGGGCAGCAGCGGGTGGGCGATTTTGTAGGGTCGTTTCAGCGATCGTTCTTGCTTGGCGTTGTGGTTATGCTGGTCTCGGCGGTGGTGGGCCTGATGGCGGGCATGGCTTTCCGGCAACGATTTGTGGGATCGCGAGTGATTTTCTACCTAACTATTTCTAGCCTGATTGTGCCGAGTATTTTGGTCTCCCTCGGCATCGGCATCGCCTTCAACTTGCTGGGCTGGTCTACCAACTGGTATACCTCCGGTCTTGCCGCCCATCTGACTTGGACGTTACCCTTTGCCTTTTTGATTATGGTGGGGGTGTTCAACCGTTTCGATCGCTCCTATGAAGAAGCGGCCCGCGACCTAGGGGCCAGTGAACTTAAAACCTTTGGGGAAATTGTTCTACCCCTCATTGGCCCAAGCCTGATCGGCGTGGCGCTGTTTGGCTTCACCCTGTCCTACGATGAATTTATCCGCACGTCTCTGGTGGCTGGCGGTCGCAATACCCTGCCGTTAGAAATCTTCGGCATGACCACCAACGTCACCACCCCAGCCCTTTATGCCCTCGGCACTGTGACTACCGTCTTTTCCTTTGTGGTGATCACCATTGCCTTTGTATCCTACCAATGGGTATCTCAACGGCAGAAGTAG
- a CDS encoding J domain-containing protein, producing MAQNSFSSEWLKTLSDPYAVLGLSVSADDRRVLKRYRVVAKQLHPDVYQATEDATKSLAGQILARLVNPAYQKLKQDSGRAEVMATLRFRVRRAAKDAPIAPQGSLAKRLLTVPSHSLETFYEEAIASLTDHQYQALDQFEATTLQLGELNLVYLQLKMGEPLLREKRSGIVPKKEAQPIQFASIPTEERQPELSYAQRHYHRAQEYIKKKNWSMAVQELRDAIRLEPEHSQYHAVLARVYLVQNLQGMAKVHFRQALKLDPENPLALKYAEQVNLTVNGAQPAPKPTEPQQKRNGLLGIFSRKR from the coding sequence ATGGCTCAGAACTCTTTTTCTAGTGAATGGCTCAAAACACTGTCCGACCCCTATGCCGTCTTAGGACTGTCTGTATCAGCTGATGATCGCCGGGTATTGAAACGGTATCGTGTTGTAGCCAAACAGCTCCATCCCGATGTCTATCAGGCAACTGAGGACGCCACCAAGAGTTTAGCCGGACAAATCCTAGCTCGGCTGGTGAATCCTGCCTATCAAAAACTGAAGCAAGACAGCGGGCGAGCCGAAGTGATGGCAACGCTGCGTTTCCGGGTGCGCCGGGCTGCCAAAGATGCTCCGATCGCGCCCCAAGGTAGCTTGGCTAAGCGGTTGCTCACCGTGCCGTCTCATTCGCTAGAAACCTTTTATGAAGAAGCGATCGCCTCTCTGACTGACCATCAATATCAGGCGCTCGATCAGTTTGAAGCCACCACCTTACAGCTGGGCGAGCTAAATCTGGTGTACTTGCAACTGAAAATGGGTGAGCCGCTCCTGCGGGAAAAGCGCAGCGGCATTGTGCCGAAAAAAGAAGCGCAGCCAATTCAATTTGCCAGCATTCCCACAGAAGAGCGCCAGCCAGAACTGAGCTACGCCCAGCGGCACTATCATCGAGCCCAGGAATATATTAAGAAGAAAAACTGGTCGATGGCGGTGCAAGAACTACGGGATGCCATTCGCCTAGAGCCAGAGCATAGTCAATATCATGCCGTCTTGGCTCGGGTGTACCTGGTGCAAAACCTCCAGGGCATGGCCAAAGTACATTTTCGCCAGGCCCTGAAGCTCGATCCTGAAAATCCCCTAGCGCTAAAATACGCGGAGCAAGTCAACCTGACGGTCAATGGTGCCCAGCCTGCACCCAAGCCCACGGAACCCCAGCAGAAACGAAATGGTCTTTTGGGTATTTTTTCCCGCAAGCGTTAG
- the pds gene encoding 15-cis-phytoene desaturase has translation MRVAIAGAGLAGLSCAKYLVDAGHTPIVYERRDVLGGKVAAWKDEDGDWYETGLHIFFGAYPNMLQLMGELGIEDRLQWKEHSMIMNQPDNPGVYSRFDFPDIPAPWNGIVAILRNNNMLTWEEKIKFGLGLIPVMLRGQAYVEEMDEYSWTQWLQKHGIPERVNDEIFIAMAKSLNFIGPDEISSTIILTAMNRFLQERYGSKMAFLDGAPPERLCQPVVDYVTERGGEVHLNAPLKEILLNDDGSVRGFLLRGLDGESDRTVTADAYVSAMPVDPLKVMLPEPWRQLDFFQRLDGLEGVPVINIHLWFDRKLTDIDHLLFSRSPLLSVYADMSNTCREYANPDRSMLELVLAPAKDWITRPDEDIVAATLQELQKLFPDHLTGDNAAKLLKSKVVKTPRSVYKATPGRQPFRPSQVTPISNFYLTGDFTMQRYLASMEGAVLSGKLTAQTIDHRTQSEPLPTPTPVTGSVPVS, from the coding sequence ATGCGAGTTGCGATCGCCGGAGCTGGGTTAGCGGGGCTTTCTTGTGCCAAGTATCTTGTCGATGCTGGGCACACCCCCATTGTGTACGAGCGTCGAGATGTTTTAGGTGGCAAAGTTGCTGCCTGGAAAGATGAAGATGGCGACTGGTATGAAACCGGTCTGCACATTTTCTTCGGCGCATATCCCAATATGCTGCAATTAATGGGCGAGCTGGGCATTGAAGACCGGCTCCAGTGGAAAGAGCACAGCATGATCATGAACCAGCCGGATAATCCCGGTGTGTATTCACGATTTGACTTTCCCGATATCCCTGCCCCCTGGAATGGCATTGTTGCAATCCTCAGAAACAACAACATGCTCACCTGGGAAGAAAAAATCAAGTTTGGCCTAGGGCTGATCCCGGTCATGCTGCGTGGGCAGGCCTACGTTGAGGAAATGGATGAGTATTCTTGGACGCAGTGGCTGCAAAAGCACGGTATTCCTGAACGGGTGAATGATGAAATCTTCATCGCCATGGCCAAATCCCTCAACTTCATTGGCCCCGATGAAATTTCCTCCACGATTATCTTGACGGCCATGAACCGCTTCCTGCAGGAGCGGTACGGTTCCAAAATGGCCTTCCTCGACGGTGCGCCGCCCGAGCGCCTCTGCCAACCCGTTGTAGACTATGTCACCGAGCGGGGCGGAGAAGTTCACCTGAATGCCCCGCTCAAAGAAATTTTGCTGAATGATGACGGCAGCGTCCGCGGCTTTTTGTTGCGTGGTCTAGACGGCGAGAGCGATCGCACTGTAACCGCTGATGCCTACGTCTCCGCTATGCCCGTCGATCCCCTCAAGGTGATGCTGCCCGAACCCTGGCGACAACTGGATTTCTTCCAGCGCTTAGATGGTCTAGAAGGTGTGCCGGTTATCAACATCCACCTTTGGTTTGATCGTAAGCTTACGGATATTGATCATCTGCTCTTCTCGCGATCGCCCCTGCTCAGTGTGTATGCTGACATGAGCAACACCTGTCGTGAGTATGCTAACCCCGATCGCTCTATGCTGGAGTTGGTGTTAGCACCCGCCAAGGATTGGATTACTCGACCTGATGAAGACATTGTGGCGGCCACTCTGCAAGAATTACAAAAGTTGTTTCCTGACCATCTAACAGGCGACAATGCAGCTAAGCTCTTGAAATCAAAGGTGGTCAAGACTCCCCGTTCAGTCTACAAAGCCACGCCGGGGCGTCAACCGTTTCGCCCAAGTCAAGTCACCCCCATTTCTAACTTCTATCTGACCGGCGACTTCACGATGCAGCGCTATTTGGCCAGTATGGAAGGGGCCGTACTTTCTGGTAAGCTTACGGCGCAGACCATTGATCATCGAACCCAATCCGAGCCATTGCCCACACCTACGCCCGTAACTGGAAGTGTTCCAGTTTCCTAG